In one window of Polynucleobacter sp. AM-7D1 DNA:
- a CDS encoding ABC transporter ATP-binding protein, which yields MNSSHSNSVEVKQKTSSGGQGEVVVQIKNVNFSYAPGERQILSGLNMEFRRGQVVAVMGGSGCGKTTILRLIGGQFTAQSGQVLFEGHDIGKMNGTELMAARRRMGMLFQFGALFTDLSVFENVAFPLREHTDLSEELLRSLVLMKLNAVGLRGARDLMPSQISGGMARRVALARAIALDPPLIMYDEPFAGLDPISLGITARLIRDLNQALGATSLLVTHDVEETFEIADYVYFIANGRIGAEGTPEELSRSNDPFVRQFLDASPDGPVPFHYPGQSLAEDFGVSLK from the coding sequence GTAGCCACTCCAATTCGGTGGAAGTGAAGCAAAAAACCTCTAGCGGTGGCCAAGGCGAAGTTGTAGTTCAAATTAAGAACGTCAACTTTTCCTACGCCCCTGGTGAGCGGCAAATTTTATCTGGGCTTAATATGGAGTTCCGCCGTGGCCAAGTTGTTGCGGTGATGGGGGGCTCTGGTTGTGGCAAGACTACTATTCTGAGACTGATTGGCGGTCAATTTACAGCGCAGTCTGGTCAAGTCCTTTTTGAAGGCCATGACATTGGAAAAATGAACGGCACCGAGTTAATGGCTGCCCGTCGTCGCATGGGAATGCTCTTTCAGTTTGGCGCACTTTTTACCGATCTGAGTGTTTTTGAAAACGTCGCCTTTCCTTTGCGTGAACATACCGACTTAAGCGAAGAGTTATTGCGATCACTAGTACTCATGAAACTCAATGCGGTTGGCTTGCGTGGCGCACGCGATTTGATGCCTTCACAGATTTCTGGTGGCATGGCACGCCGCGTTGCTCTAGCAAGAGCGATTGCGCTTGATCCACCGTTGATCATGTACGACGAGCCTTTTGCAGGCTTGGATCCGATTTCCTTGGGTATTACTGCACGCTTGATTCGAGATTTGAATCAAGCGCTGGGCGCGACCAGCCTCTTGGTGACGCATGATGTTGAAGAAACATTTGAAATTGCCGATTACGTGTATTTCATTGCCAATGGTCGTATTGGTGCAGAAGGTACACCAGAAGAATTGAGTCGTTCAAACGATCCGTTTGTACGTCAATTTCTAGATGCTTCACCGGATGGTCCTGTGCCATTTCATTACCCAGGCCAAAGCCTTGCAGAAGATTTTGGAGTGAGTCTGAAATGA
- the mlaE gene encoding lipid asymmetry maintenance ABC transporter permease subunit MlaE encodes MSILHKPLDIFGDLGFFVRRNLTSLGLAARMFAAVIWRSGFLLKRPRLVSDQILFVGNHSFVIIAVSGLFVGFVLGLQGYYTLNRYGSEQALGLLVALSLTRELGPVITALLFAGRAGTSLTAEIGLMKAGEQLSAMEMMAVDPLSRVIAPRLWAGIIAMPILATIFTAVGVMGGYFVGVPLIGVDSGAFWSQMQGGVDLFSDIGNGLIKSLVFGVAVTFIALYQGYEAKPTPEGVSQATTRTVVISSLSVLALDFLLTAMMFSN; translated from the coding sequence ATGAGCATCCTTCATAAGCCCTTAGATATTTTCGGTGACCTCGGTTTTTTTGTTCGTCGTAACTTAACGAGTCTTGGCCTTGCTGCTCGCATGTTTGCTGCAGTAATTTGGCGTTCCGGATTTTTATTAAAAAGACCTCGCTTAGTTTCCGATCAAATTCTGTTTGTGGGTAATCACTCATTTGTGATCATTGCGGTATCTGGTTTATTCGTTGGCTTCGTCTTAGGACTGCAGGGTTATTACACTCTTAATCGATATGGCTCAGAGCAGGCTTTGGGTTTATTGGTCGCACTGTCACTTACCCGTGAATTAGGCCCAGTGATTACGGCTCTTCTATTTGCTGGTCGTGCTGGCACATCTCTCACTGCAGAGATTGGCTTGATGAAAGCCGGCGAACAGCTCAGTGCAATGGAAATGATGGCAGTTGATCCATTGAGTCGTGTGATTGCTCCGCGTTTATGGGCTGGCATTATTGCGATGCCGATTTTGGCAACGATCTTTACGGCTGTTGGTGTGATGGGCGGCTACTTTGTTGGGGTGCCATTGATTGGCGTGGACTCTGGTGCCTTCTGGTCTCAGATGCAGGGCGGAGTAGATCTCTTCTCTGATATTGGTAATGGCCTGATTAAGAGTCTGGTGTTTGGTGTAGCAGTGACTTTTATTGCTCTGTATCAGGGTTACGAGGCAAAACCAACGCCTGAGGGCGTATCGCAAGCTACCACTAGAACGGTGGTGATTTCTTCTTTATCGGTTTTAGCGTTGGACTTCTTGCTAACTGCAATGATGTTCTCGAATTAG
- the mlaD gene encoding outer membrane lipid asymmetry maintenance protein MlaD: MRKSAIDIWVGIFVAIGLLAALFLALKVGNMNAVTFAPTYKISARFDNIGGLKPRAPVKSAGVVVGRIANISFDDKTYQATVTMTIEDTYKFPKDSSAKILTSGLLGEQYIGLEAGGSDDMLAAGDKITQTQSAVVLENLISQFLYNKAADSGQDKGAAK, from the coding sequence ATGAGAAAAAGTGCAATTGATATTTGGGTTGGAATCTTTGTAGCCATTGGTTTGTTGGCTGCTTTGTTTCTTGCATTAAAGGTCGGCAATATGAACGCCGTCACTTTTGCGCCTACCTATAAAATCTCTGCTCGATTTGACAATATTGGCGGACTCAAACCACGTGCTCCCGTGAAAAGTGCTGGGGTAGTTGTTGGTCGTATTGCCAACATCTCCTTTGATGACAAGACCTATCAAGCAACCGTCACCATGACGATTGAAGATACTTATAAGTTCCCTAAAGACTCTTCTGCAAAGATTTTGACATCCGGTTTATTGGGTGAACAATACATTGGTCTTGAGGCTGGCGGCTCCGATGATATGTTGGCTGCAGGGGATAAGATCACTCAGACACAGTCTGCTGTAGTGCTAGAAAATCTGATTAGCCAGTTCTTGTACAACAAGGCAGCTGATAGTGGGCAAGATAAAGGTGCAGCAAAATAA
- a CDS encoding VacJ family lipoprotein yields MALAKFKRVVLLGIATAMVGCASLPAGVQPSPQDPWEPFNRSVFEFNEGLDAYVLKPVVAGYRFVLPEFVRDGIYNFFSNYSDIYTALQNLLQGKPDYAFNDLMRVVVNTTMGLGGLIDLATPGGLEKHKEDWGQTFGVWGVPSGPYVVLPFFGPSNVRDTFGTAADLESDYLFRLLPDVALRNSLTGLRVVNSRNTYYEAGDLLDGAAIDKYSFMRDAYIQRRQYQINEGRNDEEPLMPPYQNPYE; encoded by the coding sequence ATGGCGCTGGCAAAGTTTAAACGTGTTGTGCTACTTGGTATAGCGACTGCTATGGTTGGTTGTGCATCTTTACCTGCAGGTGTTCAGCCATCTCCACAGGACCCTTGGGAGCCATTTAATCGCTCAGTATTTGAATTCAATGAAGGCTTAGATGCTTATGTTCTTAAGCCAGTGGTTGCCGGATATCGTTTTGTTTTGCCGGAGTTTGTGCGTGACGGTATTTACAACTTCTTTAGTAACTACAGCGATATCTATACAGCCCTCCAAAACCTATTGCAGGGCAAGCCAGACTATGCATTTAACGATCTTATGCGGGTAGTAGTCAATACCACTATGGGCCTGGGTGGTTTAATTGATTTGGCAACCCCAGGTGGCCTTGAAAAACATAAAGAAGACTGGGGTCAAACTTTTGGGGTGTGGGGCGTACCATCGGGACCATATGTTGTTTTGCCATTTTTTGGCCCAAGCAATGTGCGTGACACCTTTGGTACCGCAGCGGATTTAGAGTCAGATTACTTATTTAGATTATTGCCAGATGTTGCTCTAAGAAATAGCTTGACTGGTCTTAGGGTGGTCAATTCTCGAAATACGTATTACGAAGCTGGTGATTTATTGGATGGAGCAGCTATTGATAAGTACAGCTTTATGCGTGATGCGTACATCCAAAGACGTCAATATCAGATTAATGAGGGTCGGAATGATGAAGAGCCATTAATGCCCCCATATCAAAATCCTTATGAGTAA
- a CDS encoding phospholipid-binding protein MlaC: MKSQKPIQKYFRALLTGLFLFAGSVSAQVVDQSTPDGLIKTVVSDVMASVKSDPEIQKGNIPRIVDLVDKKIVPYTDMRRTTEMAMGPNWKKATPEQQAQLISEFKNLLIRTYSGALSQLRDQTIQFKPLRAAPDDKEVIVKTVVIGRGDPIPLDYRLEKTANGWKVYDMNIMGVWLVEAYRNQFANQISQNGVEGLVKFLQDRNKQLAAAKPAN; this comes from the coding sequence ATGAAAAGCCAAAAACCCATTCAAAAATACTTTAGAGCCTTGCTCACAGGCTTGTTTTTGTTTGCCGGTAGCGTTTCTGCGCAAGTAGTTGACCAGTCAACGCCAGATGGTTTGATCAAGACGGTAGTTTCAGACGTAATGGCTTCTGTAAAGTCTGATCCAGAAATTCAAAAAGGCAATATCCCGCGCATCGTAGATTTGGTGGATAAGAAAATTGTTCCCTATACCGATATGCGCCGCACTACTGAAATGGCAATGGGCCCCAATTGGAAAAAAGCCACCCCAGAGCAGCAGGCTCAATTAATTTCTGAGTTTAAGAATTTACTGATTCGCACTTACTCTGGCGCTCTAAGCCAGCTACGCGATCAAACGATTCAATTTAAGCCTTTGCGTGCAGCTCCTGACGATAAAGAGGTTATTGTGAAGACTGTAGTGATTGGTCGTGGTGACCCCATACCACTCGACTATCGTCTAGAAAAAACAGCCAATGGATGGAAGGTCTATGACATGAATATCATGGGTGTTTGGCTAGTTGAGGCCTATCGCAACCAGTTTGCAAATCAAATTAGTCAAAATGGTGTGGAAGGTTTGGTGAAGTTCTTGCAGGACCGCAATAAGCAGCTTGCTGCTGCAAAGCCAGCAAACTAA
- a CDS encoding lipid asymmetry maintenance protein MlaB has translation MPFLLPTSVTQNNVLQLEKDGLLNLATLRNIDCINLKDFDSTVLTVLLAWQKQLQAGGQQISIQNAPKKLTVLAGVYGVAELLGLS, from the coding sequence ATGCCATTTTTATTGCCCACCTCAGTGACGCAGAATAATGTTTTGCAGTTAGAAAAGGATGGCCTGTTAAATCTTGCGACATTAAGAAATATAGATTGCATCAATCTCAAGGATTTTGACTCTACTGTGCTAACAGTGTTGTTGGCGTGGCAGAAACAATTGCAAGCCGGTGGTCAGCAGATTTCTATACAAAATGCACCGAAAAAGTTAACCGTATTGGCTGGCGTATATGGCGTTGCTGAGTTGCTAGGTTTGTCATAG
- a CDS encoding ABC transporter ATP-binding protein: MHAAISIKNVSKNYGALQALDDVSLSIDQGEFFGLLGPNGAGKTTLISILAGLVTADRGHAEIMGADVQSQFRDARRMLGVVPQELVFDPFFTVRETLQFQSGYFGIRHNDAWIDEIMANLDLTNKADSNMRSLSGGMKRRVLVAQALVHRPPVIILDEPTAGVDVELRQSLWQFISRLNHDGHTIVLTTHYLEEAEALCQRIAMLKQGKIVALDTTANLLSQYGSVKKDGEGKTDLEDVFVNIMSGGAR, translated from the coding sequence ATGCATGCAGCAATATCGATAAAGAACGTATCAAAAAATTATGGCGCCCTACAAGCGCTCGATGATGTTTCCTTATCAATAGATCAAGGTGAGTTCTTTGGCTTGCTTGGTCCCAATGGTGCTGGTAAGACAACGCTCATTTCCATTCTCGCTGGGTTGGTCACTGCTGATCGTGGTCATGCTGAAATCATGGGTGCGGATGTTCAGAGTCAGTTTCGTGATGCTCGCCGGATGCTAGGGGTTGTACCGCAAGAGTTAGTATTCGACCCCTTCTTTACTGTTAGAGAGACGCTGCAATTTCAGTCAGGTTATTTTGGGATTCGTCATAACGATGCCTGGATTGACGAGATCATGGCGAACTTGGATCTCACCAATAAGGCTGACAGCAATATGCGTTCTCTATCTGGTGGTATGAAGCGCCGAGTATTGGTTGCGCAGGCTTTGGTACACCGGCCGCCTGTGATTATTTTGGATGAACCAACAGCTGGTGTTGACGTAGAGCTACGCCAATCTCTCTGGCAATTTATTAGTCGCTTAAATCATGATGGCCACACGATTGTCTTAACAACCCATTACCTTGAAGAGGCTGAGGCACTTTGCCAGCGCATTGCTATGCTCAAGCAAGGAAAGATTGTTGCTTTGGACACCACTGCAAATTTATTGAGTCAGTATGGCTCTGTGAAGAAAGATGGCGAGGGTAAGACGGATCTTGAAGATGTGTTTGTCAACATCATGTCGGGAGGCGCTCGATGA
- a CDS encoding ABC transporter permease translates to MKSIVNKLPISYGSGFPTLLRKEIKRFYKVAFQTVAAPVLTAVLYLMIFGHVLEGKEVYGRLNYTAFLIPGLVMMSVLQNAFANTSSSLIQSKVTGNLVFVLLAPFSHLEFYAAYVLAAVFRGIVVGSGVLIITAWFAIPSFEYPLWILAFALLGAAILGSMGLIAGIWADKYDQLAAFQNFIIMPATMLSGVFYSIHSLPAAWQVVSHFNPFFYMIDGFRYGFFGVSDISPWNSLAIVACFFVAVSAIALRLLQKGYKLRN, encoded by the coding sequence ATGAAATCTATTGTAAATAAGCTGCCAATCTCCTATGGCAGTGGTTTCCCAACGCTCTTACGAAAAGAAATTAAGCGTTTTTATAAAGTAGCGTTTCAGACGGTTGCGGCACCAGTGCTTACCGCTGTTCTGTATTTGATGATTTTCGGACATGTGCTGGAAGGCAAAGAGGTTTATGGTCGCTTGAACTACACCGCCTTTTTAATCCCGGGCTTAGTCATGATGAGCGTGTTGCAGAATGCATTTGCGAATACTTCTTCATCGCTCATTCAATCAAAAGTGACTGGCAATCTAGTTTTTGTATTGCTAGCCCCATTTAGCCACTTAGAGTTTTATGCCGCTTATGTCTTGGCTGCGGTATTTCGCGGAATTGTTGTTGGCTCAGGCGTACTGATAATTACGGCATGGTTTGCAATACCATCCTTTGAATACCCGCTATGGATCCTGGCATTTGCTCTGTTAGGCGCTGCAATTTTGGGAAGCATGGGATTAATTGCCGGTATCTGGGCTGATAAATACGATCAATTGGCTGCTTTCCAGAATTTCATCATCATGCCGGCAACCATGTTGTCAGGTGTGTTTTATTCCATTCATTCTTTGCCGGCAGCATGGCAAGTGGTATCGCACTTCAATCCATTCTTCTACATGATTGATGGTTTCCGTTATGGCTTCTTTGGAGTGTCAGATATATCCCCTTGGAATAGTTTAGCGATTGTTGCTTGTTTCTTTGTCGCAGTGTCAGCGATTGCTTTGCGTTTACTGCAAAAAGGCTACAAGCTCAGGAACTAA
- a CDS encoding BolA family protein, with amino-acid sequence MLPTPEQIEGYIQQGLACTHVKVEGDGQHFFATIVSPEFEGKRLIQRHQLVYGAMGDRMKAEVHALSIKAFTPQEFAQNTPT; translated from the coding sequence ATGTTGCCGACCCCAGAACAAATTGAAGGCTATATTCAGCAGGGCCTCGCATGTACTCATGTGAAAGTTGAGGGTGATGGACAGCATTTTTTTGCGACGATTGTGAGTCCAGAGTTTGAAGGCAAGCGTCTAATTCAGCGCCATCAGTTGGTATATGGCGCTATGGGTGACCGTATGAAAGCTGAAGTTCACGCTTTATCAATCAAAGCATTTACTCCTCAAGAATTCGCACAAAACACTCCAACTTAA
- the murA gene encoding UDP-N-acetylglucosamine 1-carboxyvinyltransferase, with protein MDKLRMVGGTPLKGEVVIAGAKNAALPILCACLLTDQPITLRNVPDLQDVRTMLKLLQEIGVVVSFPDANDRNHVVLNAATIKSSEATYEMVKTMRASILVLGPLLARMHSAKVSLPGGCAIGARPVDQHIKGLKAMGATIKIKSGYIQAETKSATGRLQGASILTDMITVTGTENLLMAATLASGTTILENAAREPEVGDLAELLVKMGAKITGIGTDRLVIEGVEKLHSAEHAVIADRIEAGTFLCAVAAAGGEVLVKHCRPDTLDAVIVKLKEAGLEMEVGPDWIKASMKSRPKAVSFRTSEYPAFPTDMQAQLMAVNAIAEGNATITETIFENRFMHVQEMNRLGADIAIEGNTAIAQGVEKLSGAIVMATDLRASASLVIAGLAAQGETQVDRIYHLDRGYDRMEQKLTLLGANIQRIK; from the coding sequence ATGGATAAATTACGAATGGTTGGAGGCACACCCCTAAAGGGTGAGGTGGTGATTGCGGGCGCCAAGAACGCAGCACTGCCCATTTTGTGTGCTTGTTTGCTGACTGATCAGCCCATTACTTTGCGTAATGTTCCTGATTTGCAAGATGTGCGTACTATGCTCAAGCTTCTCCAAGAGATTGGAGTAGTTGTTAGTTTTCCAGATGCAAATGACCGCAACCATGTAGTGCTCAACGCAGCAACCATCAAGAGTTCTGAAGCAACCTACGAGATGGTGAAAACCATGCGTGCCTCGATTTTGGTTCTGGGCCCATTGCTTGCCAGAATGCATAGCGCTAAGGTTTCGTTACCAGGTGGATGCGCCATTGGTGCACGTCCAGTGGATCAGCACATCAAAGGCTTAAAAGCCATGGGTGCCACCATCAAGATTAAGAGTGGTTACATTCAGGCGGAAACCAAATCTGCCACGGGGCGCTTGCAAGGCGCCTCGATTTTGACGGACATGATCACCGTAACTGGTACAGAGAATTTATTGATGGCTGCTACTTTGGCGTCAGGCACAACTATTTTGGAGAATGCTGCACGCGAACCTGAAGTAGGGGACTTGGCAGAGTTGCTCGTCAAAATGGGTGCGAAGATTACCGGTATTGGTACAGATCGCCTAGTCATTGAGGGTGTTGAGAAGCTCCATAGCGCAGAACATGCTGTGATTGCTGACCGGATTGAGGCTGGCACATTCTTGTGCGCAGTTGCTGCTGCTGGTGGTGAGGTGTTGGTAAAGCACTGTCGTCCGGATACATTGGATGCGGTGATTGTGAAACTCAAAGAGGCTGGCTTAGAAATGGAAGTGGGCCCTGATTGGATCAAAGCCTCCATGAAAAGTCGCCCCAAGGCTGTTAGCTTCCGCACTTCTGAGTACCCAGCTTTCCCGACAGATATGCAGGCTCAACTCATGGCGGTCAATGCGATTGCTGAGGGCAACGCCACCATTACTGAAACCATATTTGAAAACCGCTTTATGCACGTTCAAGAGATGAATCGTCTCGGTGCCGATATCGCCATTGAGGGTAATACCGCTATTGCACAGGGTGTTGAGAAGTTATCTGGCGCTATCGTGATGGCTACGGATTTACGTGCTTCAGCCAGTTTGGTAATCGCCGGTTTGGCTGCCCAAGGCGAAACACAGGTAGATCGGATTTATCACTTGGACCGTGGATATGACCGTATGGAGCAAAAGTTGACCCTCTTAGGTGCCAACATTCAGCGAATCAAGTAA
- the hisG gene encoding ATP phosphoribosyltransferase: MKLTLALSKGRIFEETAEILSKIGIRPLEDPEKSRKLIIETSNPDVRLIIVRASDVPTYVQFGGADFGVAGLDVLMENGTDGLYVPFDLNIAKCRMSVAVKEGFDYAAAVKQGSRLKVATKYVNCAREHFANKGVHIDTIHLYGSMELAPLVGLADAIVDLVSTGNTLRANGLVEVEPIADISARLVVNQASYKRKRTQLQPFFELLK; the protein is encoded by the coding sequence ATGAAGTTAACATTAGCCCTCTCGAAGGGGCGCATCTTCGAAGAAACCGCTGAGATCTTATCTAAGATCGGCATTCGCCCGCTTGAGGATCCGGAAAAGTCACGCAAACTCATTATTGAGACCTCTAATCCTGACGTGCGCCTGATTATTGTGCGCGCATCGGATGTGCCTACTTACGTTCAGTTTGGTGGAGCTGATTTTGGAGTTGCCGGCCTGGATGTTTTAATGGAAAACGGCACCGATGGTTTGTATGTTCCTTTTGATTTGAATATCGCTAAATGCCGTATGTCCGTTGCCGTTAAAGAAGGCTTTGATTATGCGGCTGCGGTAAAGCAAGGATCTCGTTTAAAAGTTGCCACCAAGTATGTCAATTGTGCACGTGAACACTTTGCTAATAAAGGCGTGCACATTGATACGATTCATTTATACGGCTCGATGGAGCTGGCCCCATTGGTTGGCTTAGCGGATGCGATTGTGGATTTGGTGTCCACTGGCAATACCTTGCGCGCCAATGGTTTGGTTGAGGTTGAACCAATCGCCGATATCAGCGCACGCTTAGTAGTTAATCAAGCTTCGTATAAGCGCAAGCGTACACAGTTGCAGCCATTCTTTGAATTGTTGAAGTAA
- the hisD gene encoding histidinol dehydrogenase → MSAQVKVKRLNSKDAGFKETLLSSLSLPMADDEAIDAAVVKILAQVKVSGDAAVLDFTKQFDRLNVASVTGLEISQEELKTAYEGLSAEQKNALDIAAQRVRAYHEKQKIEAGCHSWEYEEVDGTRLGQKVTALDRVGIYVPGGKAAYPSSVLMNAIPAKVAGVKEVIMVVPTPDGARNPLVLAAAYLSGVDRVFTIGGAQAIGALAYGTQTIPSVDKIVGPGNAYVAAAKRRVFGTVGIDMIAGPSEILVLCDGSSNPDWIAMDLFSQAEHDELAQSILLCPDEKFIEQVQISINELLPEMPRKKVIEASLTNRALLIQVSDMGEACEIANAIAAEHLEICATEPRKWAELIRHAGAIFMGNYTSESLGDYCAGPNHVLPTARTARFSSPLGVYDFIKRSSMIEVSEAGAQTLGAVASTLAHGEGLTAHARAAEMRLKK, encoded by the coding sequence ATGTCAGCGCAAGTTAAAGTCAAACGCCTTAATAGCAAAGATGCTGGGTTCAAAGAAACCCTGCTTTCAAGTCTATCTTTGCCGATGGCAGATGATGAGGCGATTGATGCTGCAGTAGTTAAAATTTTGGCGCAAGTAAAAGTCAGTGGCGATGCGGCGGTGCTTGATTTCACAAAGCAGTTTGATCGTTTAAATGTGGCTAGCGTTACTGGGTTAGAGATTTCTCAAGAAGAATTAAAAACAGCTTACGAAGGTTTATCGGCTGAACAAAAAAATGCTTTGGATATTGCTGCGCAAAGAGTGCGCGCGTATCACGAGAAACAAAAGATTGAAGCAGGTTGCCACTCTTGGGAGTATGAAGAGGTTGATGGCACACGCTTGGGTCAGAAAGTCACGGCCTTAGATCGTGTAGGTATTTATGTTCCTGGTGGTAAGGCGGCCTATCCCTCTTCAGTATTAATGAATGCTATTCCTGCCAAGGTTGCTGGTGTAAAAGAAGTCATCATGGTGGTGCCCACTCCTGATGGCGCTCGCAATCCTTTAGTCTTGGCTGCCGCCTACTTATCTGGGGTTGATCGTGTCTTTACGATTGGGGGAGCGCAAGCCATTGGCGCTTTAGCTTATGGCACACAGACTATCCCGTCGGTAGACAAAATTGTTGGCCCTGGCAATGCTTATGTAGCAGCTGCTAAGCGCAGAGTGTTTGGTACTGTTGGTATCGACATGATCGCCGGCCCTTCAGAAATTTTGGTTCTCTGTGATGGTTCTAGTAATCCCGATTGGATCGCGATGGATTTGTTTTCTCAAGCTGAGCATGATGAGTTAGCCCAATCTATTTTGCTTTGCCCGGATGAGAAATTTATTGAGCAAGTGCAAATAAGTATTAATGAGTTATTGCCCGAGATGCCGAGAAAGAAAGTGATTGAAGCATCGCTTACTAATCGCGCTTTATTGATCCAGGTAAGCGATATGGGCGAGGCTTGTGAGATCGCCAATGCGATCGCTGCTGAGCATTTAGAAATTTGTGCAACTGAGCCGCGTAAGTGGGCTGAGTTAATCCGTCATGCTGGCGCCATCTTTATGGGTAACTACACTAGCGAATCTCTAGGGGATTACTGTGCAGGCCCGAATCATGTTTTACCAACAGCACGCACTGCACGCTTCTCTTCGCCATTGGGTGTGTATGACTTTATCAAACGCTCCAGCATGATCGAAGTGAGTGAGGCAGGAGCTCAAACATTAGGCGCTGTTGCTAGTACGCTAGCGCATGGTGAGGGCTTAACAGCCCACGCGCGTGCTGCTGAGATGCGACTGAAAAAATAA
- the hisC gene encoding histidinol-phosphate transaminase, whose translation MSRFWSPVVQTLTPYVPGEQPQMQRLVKLNTNESPYGPSPKALAAINQQNTDDLRLYPDPEGAALKSAIADLHGLDPKQVFLGNGSDEVLAHVFLGLLKQAKPVQFPDITYSFYPVYCKLFGIEYQAVPLGPDFEIQTGDFKTPNGGIIFPNPNAPTGRAIPRSDIEALLSRNTDSVVVIDEAYVDYGTESCIPLLRGNSCPQNLLVVHTLSKSRALAGLRVGFAVGHPDLIEGLERVKNSFNSYPLGRLAQAGAIAAIRDQAHLELTSKKVILTRERLVGELVSLGFDTLPSAANFIFTRHPKHAGAKLYQALRDRGIIVRHFKSPRIEEFLRITIGTDDQTNELITALKEILASA comes from the coding sequence ATGAGCCGCTTTTGGAGCCCCGTTGTTCAGACCCTCACCCCTTATGTCCCTGGGGAGCAGCCGCAAATGCAGCGACTGGTAAAGCTCAACACCAATGAGAGTCCTTATGGCCCATCGCCCAAGGCCCTGGCCGCCATAAATCAACAAAACACAGATGATTTAAGGCTCTATCCAGACCCTGAAGGTGCGGCTCTTAAGAGCGCCATTGCTGATTTACACGGCTTGGACCCAAAACAGGTGTTTTTAGGCAATGGCTCTGATGAAGTCCTGGCGCACGTGTTTTTAGGTCTTCTCAAACAAGCTAAACCGGTTCAGTTTCCAGATATTACCTATAGCTTCTACCCGGTTTATTGCAAGCTGTTTGGGATTGAGTATCAAGCAGTCCCCCTAGGCCCTGATTTTGAGATTCAGACGGGGGACTTTAAAACTCCCAATGGTGGAATCATTTTCCCGAATCCCAATGCTCCAACTGGTCGAGCCATTCCGCGATCAGATATCGAAGCTCTGCTGAGCAGAAATACCGATTCCGTAGTGGTGATCGATGAAGCCTATGTGGATTACGGAACCGAGTCTTGCATTCCCCTGCTTCGTGGAAACAGCTGCCCTCAAAATCTCTTAGTCGTTCATACCCTTTCCAAGTCACGAGCCCTAGCAGGGCTTCGCGTTGGATTTGCGGTGGGGCATCCAGACCTCATTGAAGGTTTAGAGCGAGTGAAGAATAGTTTTAACTCCTATCCACTTGGTCGCTTGGCTCAAGCAGGAGCAATTGCTGCAATACGGGACCAAGCTCATTTGGAATTAACTAGCAAAAAAGTAATCCTCACTCGTGAGCGCTTAGTGGGTGAACTAGTCTCACTAGGTTTTGATACATTGCCATCAGCAGCCAACTTTATTTTTACTCGGCATCCTAAGCATGCTGGGGCAAAGTTATATCAAGCCTTACGAGATCGTGGAATTATTGTGCGTCACTTTAAATCACCACGTATTGAAGAGTTTTTACGCATCACCATCGGTACTGATGATCAAACAAATGAATTGATTACTGCTCTGAAGGAAATTTTGGCTAGCGCTTAA